From a single Paenibacillus sp. FSL R5-0345 genomic region:
- the nadC gene encoding carboxylating nicotinate-nucleotide diphosphorylase, translating to MMFNGYNEELVQSIKAWLREDVGSGDVTTQMTIPVGHQSKGIIHAKEDGVICGIPIAELVFEIVDPTLSFTALVEEGQAVTKGTVIIEVEGSTHAILTGERLALNLMQRLSGVASRTASFVQVLDGLSTRLVDTRKTTPGHRMLEKYAVRVGGGFNHRFGLYDAVMIKDNHIKGAGGIRQAVGRARKNIPHTMSIEVETENLEQVEEALAAGADIIMLDNMSNEMMKQAVARIKAKAPHVKTEASGNVSLETVRGIAETGVDVISVGRLTYSFSSLDISLDLNAKKEGPSS from the coding sequence ATGATGTTTAATGGTTACAATGAAGAACTAGTACAATCCATCAAGGCTTGGCTGCGGGAAGATGTTGGTTCCGGGGATGTAACAACACAGATGACGATACCTGTTGGCCATCAATCTAAAGGGATTATTCATGCTAAAGAAGATGGCGTAATTTGTGGTATCCCAATTGCAGAGTTGGTTTTTGAAATTGTTGATCCTACGCTTAGCTTTACAGCCCTTGTAGAAGAAGGTCAAGCAGTGACCAAAGGGACTGTAATTATTGAGGTGGAAGGCAGCACACACGCAATTCTTACAGGTGAACGGCTTGCGCTCAATTTGATGCAGCGTCTTTCGGGTGTTGCCTCACGTACGGCATCTTTCGTACAGGTGCTTGATGGATTATCGACTCGTCTAGTAGATACACGGAAGACTACACCAGGCCATCGTATGCTTGAGAAATATGCAGTTCGTGTTGGTGGAGGCTTTAATCATCGCTTTGGCTTATATGATGCGGTTATGATCAAGGACAATCATATCAAAGGTGCGGGGGGTATTCGGCAAGCTGTAGGTCGTGCTCGAAAGAACATCCCGCATACGATGAGCATTGAAGTAGAGACTGAGAACTTAGAGCAAGTCGAAGAGGCGCTGGCAGCAGGTGCTGATATTATTATGCTGGATAATATGTCTAACGAGATGATGAAGCAAGCGGTGGCTAGGATTAAAGCTAAAGCGCCACATGTCAAGACAGAGGCCTCCGGCAATGTATCGTTAGAAACGGTTCGTGGGATTGCAGAAACAGGCGTGGATGTGATCTCTGTAGGGCGCCTTACGTACTCCTTCTCCAGTCTGGATATTAGTCTAGACCTTAATGCCAAGAAGGAAGGGCCTTCATCATGA